The following are encoded in a window of Platichthys flesus chromosome 11, fPlaFle2.1, whole genome shotgun sequence genomic DNA:
- the tent5aa gene encoding terminal nucleotidyltransferase 5A codes for MSEDDSSSTASCMSDTEGSSVSVLSWEQVRRLDSILTETIPIHGRGNFPTLAMQPGQIVKVVRRRMEEKHIHVRDVRLNGSAASHVLHEDSGLGYKDLDLIFCADMKGESDFQTVKDIVLDCLLDFLPDCVNKEKISPLTLKEAYVQKMVKVCNDSDRWSLISLSNNRGKNVELKFVDSLRRQFEFSVDSFQIKLDSLLLFYECSENPMAETFHPTIMGESVYGDFVEALDHLRHKVICTRNPEEIRGGGLLKYCHLLVRDFTAASESEMKCLQRYMCSRFFIDFPDIGEQQRKLESYLQNHFVGLEDRKYDYLMTLHGVVNESTVCLMGHERRQTLGLIAMLAVRVLAEQNVIPNVANVTCYYQPAPYVADGNFSNYYIAQVQPVFACQHPAYSTWLPCN; via the exons ATGTCCGAGGACGACAGTAGCTCCACCGCCAGCTGCATGTCCGACACCGAAGGGAGCAGCGTCAGTGTCCTCAGCTGGGAGCAAGTGCGGCGGCTGGACTCCATCCTGACGGAGACCATCCCGATCCACGGCCGCGGGAACTTCCCGACTCTGGCGATGCAGCCTGGGCAGATCGTGAAAGTGGTGCGCAGGCGGATGGAGGAGAAGCACATCCACGTCCGGGACGTGCGGTTAAACGGCTCCGCGGCCAGTCACGTCCTGCACGAGGACAGCGGACTGGGCTACAAGGACCTCGACCTCATATTCTGCGCAGATATGAAAGGAGAAAGCGACTTCCAGACTGTGAAGGACATAGTGTTGGACTGTCTCCTGGACTTTTTGCCAGATTGTgtgaataaagagaaaatatcGCCGTTAACGTTAAAG GAAGCCTATGTGCAGAAGATGGTGAAGGTGTGTAACGACTCAGACCGTTGGAGTCTCATCTCGCTCTCCAACAACCGGGGGAAGAATGTGGAGCTGAAGTTTGTGGACTCTCTCCGGCGGCAGTTTGAGTTCAGTGTGGACTCATTTCAGATCAAGCtggactctctgctgctgttctaCGAGTGCTCAGAAAACCCCATGGCTGAGACCTTCCACCCCACCATCATGGGAGAGAGCGTATATGGGGACTTCGTCGAGGCCCTGGACCACCTACGTCACAAGGTCATCTGCACCCGCAACCCGGAGGAGATCCGAGGCGGGGGTCTGCTGAAGTACTGTCACCTGCTGGTGAGGGACTTTACAGCTGCCTCAGAGTCAGAGATGAAATGCCTGCAGCGCTACATGTGCTCACGGTTCTTCATTGACTTCCCCGACATTGGTGAACAGCAGCGAAAGCTGGAGTCATACCTTCAAAACCACTTTGTGGGCCTGGAGGACCGCAAGTACGACTACCTAATGACCCTGCACGGAGTGGTCAACGAGAGCACGGTGTGTCTGATGGGACACGAGAGGCGGCAGACTTTAGGGCTGATAGCCATGCTGGCGGTGCGAGTGCTTGCTGAGCAGAACGTCATTCCCAACGTGGCTAATGTCACATGTTACTATCAACCTGCTCCTTATGTGGCAGATGGCAACTTCAGTAACTACTACATAGCACAGGTTCAGCCAGTGTTTGCTTGCCAGCATCCTGCGTACTCCACCTGGCTTCCCTGTAACTGA